TCATTCCAATGCTTCACTAAAGCCGGCATCGTCTTCGCTATGTAAGAATACAGTGCCCACTTCTGCACCTGTTCTTTTCTCTCTTCATTGCTCTCTCCAAGTAATAGTTCCGTGTATTTCTCTAACAACCCGTCAAATTGTTCGTTAAACTTTTCACTCATCTTATCTACCTCCTATATGAAAAAAGCAGCGAAGATCGCTGCTTTTCTTTATAATTTTGATCGAACAGAGTTTAATTTCTTCTCCATTGTGCTTACTTTATCACGACGATCATCGATACGAATTGTTGTCGCAACGCGCTGCACACCTTTCGCATATGGAACTTCATGCATTTGTTGAATTACTTCTAGAATGACAGGAAGATCTCCTTCAATAATTGTATTCATTGGTGTTAATTGATACTTCACGCGATCTGCATTTTTCTCTAGCACCTTTTGTACTTCTGCTACATATTCACTCACACTTGGATTACCTGTTCCTACTGGAATAATCGATACGTCAACAATTGCCATAGTAGTCTTCCTCCTATAATTGCTTCTTATATATCCATTGTCTATTTTACCGAAATACTCATCATTTTACTAATTTGTTATTCCTCTATTTTAAACTGCTCAACTAATCTTTCTAAGTCTCTCATATGCTCGGTCAAACTTTCCATCGTATGAGCTACCTTTTCTAGATGATTCACTTGTGATTCAGTTGCAGCATTTACTTCTTCCGAAACAGCTGCGCTTTCTTGACTCGTACCAGCAATTGTATGCATGACCGCTGTAATTTCTCCTTGCTCGTAACCGATGTTGTGTACCTCTTCTACAATTTGTTCCACTGAAGTACTAATCGTATTTACAACTGACATAATTGTGCGGAATTCCGTTTCTGCCTCTGTCGTAACTTTATTTTGTATATCCGCAATGTCTTTCAATTTGCTTACAACTTCTACTACTCTTCTTACCTCTACTTGTACTTCACCGATCATCGTCGCAATTTCTACTGTTGCATCCTTTGATTGTTCCGCTAATTTCCTAACTTCTTCCGCAACAACAGCGAAGCCTTTACCTTGTTCCCCCGCACGTGCCGCCTCGATTGAAGCATTTAAAGCAAGTAAATTCGTTTGATCCGAAATGCCTTTTATAAGCTCTACAACATTCTGAATCGATCCAACCCTTTGCTCTAACTTTCCGGATGCTTCCTCTGTATGAACAACAATCGAAGAGGATTGGCTCCTCGTACGAACTAAATTGCGCATCGTATTTAATCCTTGCTTAGATGCCTCTTCAGCTTTGCCAGCCACACCTTTTATTTCCCCAACAGAGTTATTCATTTGTTCCACTGACTGTGCCATATTCTCGAGCTGCTCTGAAACTTCATCGACACTATTAGCAAGAGTAGACGCTCCTCCGCTTACATCATCCATTGCACCTGACACTTCTTTACTAGCTGCTACAGTTTCATTCGTTAAATAATGTAGATTATTCGTTGATTGTTGCACGGTTGATACACTATTTTTAATTTTGCTTACCATTTCATTCATTTGCTCAACCATATGATTAAAATGGTTCGTCAGTTCTCCAACCTCATCCTTACTTGTCACTTTCATTTGCAACGTTAAATCACCTTCTGCTACTTTTTGAACGTGATTCGTTAATAGTTGCAGCGGTCTTGCTAATCTTCTTGAGAACAAGTATGAAGCTGCAATTCCAACTAATAAGCTAATACATGCCATTATAATGACTGTATTTCTCGTACTATGTAATAACCCATCAATTGTTTCTTTCGGATAAAAAATTCCTATCTTCCATTTCATCAAATCAAATGACTGACTATATGCAACTACATCTTCACCTTTTAATGTAGTGACAGCATATTTTGTTACATCTTTATTTAAACTCTTCACAAGTTGCTCTTTCGAAACATCTTTCCCGACTTTCTCTGGGTAAACAAGAGCCATATTTTTATCATTTATAATAAACATTTCTCCGCCGTT
This Bacillus paramycoides DNA region includes the following protein-coding sequences:
- a CDS encoding MTH1187 family thiamine-binding protein; translation: MAIVDVSIIPVGTGNPSVSEYVAEVQKVLEKNADRVKYQLTPMNTIIEGDLPVILEVIQQMHEVPYAKGVQRVATTIRIDDRRDKVSTMEKKLNSVRSKL
- a CDS encoding methyl-accepting chemotaxis protein; the protein is MLRSLRLKIAVVFSVLISMMFVILGTAMYQLQKEKEVRSLDQYSQNTMDLVTEQLTTFVQRTDEDMGYYANSEMVRNMLQDGVTPEEEAFLTKEFSEYKKNHPGILDLYIGTKDKKTLSANLAEGGQVPEGYDPTTRPWYKDSEAEVKKVHWGQPMYEIATGKLSVGVSKAITAQDGSVLGVVAMDVSLGTIQKLLHNIQYNNGGEMFIINDKNMALVYPEKVGKDVSKEQLVKSLNKDVTKYAVTTLKGEDVVAYSQSFDLMKWKIGIFYPKETIDGLLHSTRNTVIIMACISLLVGIAASYLFSRRLARPLQLLTNHVQKVAEGDLTLQMKVTSKDEVGELTNHFNHMVEQMNEMVSKIKNSVSTVQQSTNNLHYLTNETVAASKEVSGAMDDVSGGASTLANSVDEVSEQLENMAQSVEQMNNSVGEIKGVAGKAEEASKQGLNTMRNLVRTRSQSSSIVVHTEEASGKLEQRVGSIQNVVELIKGISDQTNLLALNASIEAARAGEQGKGFAVVAEEVRKLAEQSKDATVEIATMIGEVQVEVRRVVEVVSKLKDIADIQNKVTTEAETEFRTIMSVVNTISTSVEQIVEEVHNIGYEQGEITAVMHTIAGTSQESAAVSEEVNAATESQVNHLEKVAHTMESLTEHMRDLERLVEQFKIEE
- a CDS encoding YusU family protein; this encodes MSEKFNEQFDGLLEKYTELLLGESNEERKEQVQKWALYSYIAKTMPALVKHWNETYPDAKEEMVQLITDIKRLNEEKKNEQ